One stretch of Streptomyces peucetius DNA includes these proteins:
- a CDS encoding DoxX family protein encodes MSATASSASSTAAVPTLAAGPTRRTHLVVRALQIVLALFFAVASAAPKLVAHSSATEGFDAIGYGDWYMYLVGGLELAGAIALVIPLLSGVAAMALMGLMIGAFATQLTVFDGQNALTPVIFFALLTVVAVVRRHHTSQLVALVRNHG; translated from the coding sequence ATGTCCGCCACCGCTTCCTCCGCTTCGTCCACCGCTGCCGTCCCGACGCTCGCCGCCGGACCGACCCGCCGCACCCACCTCGTCGTCCGCGCGCTGCAGATCGTCCTCGCTCTGTTCTTCGCCGTCGCCAGCGCTGCGCCGAAACTCGTGGCGCACTCCTCCGCGACGGAGGGCTTCGACGCAATCGGCTACGGCGACTGGTACATGTACTTGGTGGGCGGCCTGGAGCTGGCCGGTGCGATCGCCCTGGTGATCCCGCTGCTGTCCGGGGTCGCCGCGATGGCACTCATGGGACTGATGATCGGTGCCTTCGCCACGCAGCTGACCGTGTTCGACGGGCAGAACGCGCTCACCCCGGTCATCTTCTTCGCCCTGCTGACGGTCGTCGCCGTGGTCCGCCGGCATCACACCTCACAGCTCGTCGCCCTGGTGCGAAACCACGGCTGA
- a CDS encoding DUF6343 family protein, giving the protein MRTGSEPVTARSPLRMRFWLGVWGLIWTAVGTVAFALTERPGWAVVCGILFLVVAVDLFLVVRHIRQGPHFQPGRDVPPYEPPGRD; this is encoded by the coding sequence ATGCGTACTGGGAGTGAACCCGTCACCGCACGCAGTCCCCTGCGGATGCGCTTCTGGCTGGGCGTGTGGGGCCTGATCTGGACGGCGGTAGGCACGGTCGCCTTCGCGCTCACCGAGCGTCCCGGCTGGGCCGTGGTATGCGGGATTCTCTTCCTCGTCGTGGCCGTGGACCTGTTCCTGGTCGTGCGCCACATCCGCCAGGGCCCGCACTTTCAGCCCGGCCGGGACGTCCCACCGTACGAACCGCCCGGCCGCGACTGA